Part of the Ardenticatenales bacterium genome is shown below.
GCGCCATCGCTTCCGGGCGTGGCAAAATCGGGATGGAGGGCAAAACCAAGCAGCCCGCGCTCATCATACCCCGGTTCCAGCGCTACTATGCGCGCGCGTAGGTCCAGCAGCGGTTGCGGCAGCAGCGTCCCGTCGGGAGACAGCACGCGAATCAGGCCGATCTGGTCGGCAATGAACAACCGCCCGCTGCCGTCGCGCGGTTCGGCCAGGTCAACGGGCGCGGTGAAGCCCTCGGCGACCAGTTCCAGGTTAACGAACAGTTGCGCCGGCGCGGGCAAGGTGGGCGTGGGGGACGGCGTGGGCGCGGGCGTGAAGGTGGGCAGAGGCGTGGGGGTGGCGGTGGGGGCGTCCGTGGGGATGGCGCCGGGCGAGGGGGGGATGGTTGGCGGTGGGGGCGGGCGTGTGCCGGCATCCTGGCGCACCGTGGGTAGTGGGGATGGCGTGGGCGTGGGGGGCGCCGACCCGCAGGCCACCAGGAAGTAAAGCGCGATTAGAAGAAGAAAGTAGCGTTTCATGGGCATTTGTTAGTGGTTGCCGTCAGTCGCGGCGGGACTAATTTCCACTTGTCGTGACTGTTTCCGGACATATACTGACGTTGTTCTTGTCGCCGTGCGCCAATCTATTGCCGTGATACCCGAACGATGCGGTCGCTGCCATGTCCGTGGCGCGGAAATGGGTCAATGATATGGAGGTTCTGTCATGTTTAAGCAAAAGGTAACGATTTTGGGGCTAAAAGGCAAATGGTTGTTGGTTTTGGGGATATTGTTGCCGGCATTTTTGCTGATTGCCGGCATTCTTCTCAACACCCTGTACCTTCGCCTGAATCCGCCCTGGGAGTTGGCCGTAGCCCGGCACGACATCAGCGCCCCCGCCGCCGGCCTCTCCCTGCTCTGGTCGCGCGACGACGTGTACATGGTGCGCAGCGAGGCCGGCATCGAACTGTTCAGCGACGGGCGGGACCTGTACTTCCTGGGCAGCACCAGCCCCCACCGTCCGGAGACCATCGTCAAGCTAGATGGTGCGACGGGCGACGTGCTGTGGGGCGACCGCACGCGCTTCTTCTTGCTGCCGCCGCCCAACCTGCTTGCCGGCAGCGACGGGCGCGTCTACGTGGGTTACGAGGGCTTCCAGCGGTTGGACCCGGAGGTAGACCAGCGTCTGGGCGCCGGGCGCGTGACGGCGTATGATGCGCGGGATGGTCATTCCTTGTGGACGCAGACCATCCCCGGAGCCAGGGAGATCATCACCATGAACCTGGATGGTCCGGCCTTGAGCGTCAATGGCTCCACGTCGGACCGTTATTTTTTGTTGGATCAGGTCACGGGGGCCGTGCTGAGTACGGAGATCAAGGAAGTGGGCATTGGCTATACGCTGTTCACGCGGGAAAACTGGCGTTATACGCGGGATACGGCGCGATCATTGCGGGTGACGGACCTGCGCACGGGGGAGCGCCTGTGGGGGCGGGCGTTCCCGCTCGATTGTCTCTATCAACCGCCGTTTGCCGCCGGGCAGGTGATGTTGGTGCGTACGGGGGACGGGCGGCAGAGTGGGCTGCTATATGGACTGGATGTGGCGGATGGCGGGGTGCTGTGGCAGTATGAAACGGCGCGCACGGTTGCCAGCAACGTGGCGTACAACGGCGATCTGGCGTATTTCCTGAATGCGCGGGCGGAGCTGGTGGCGGTGGATGCGGTGACGGGGGCGGTGCGGGAGGTGATGGGATTTATGCCGGCATCTCTCGCCGACGCCGCCAATCGCAGTTTTCAAGTCGCCGCCGCCGGGGACCTGGTATTCGTCTACTTCGGCGATAGTCGCCAGTTGTTCGCCTTTCGTGTAGTCAACTAACCGAGGGTCTGCAAGTACATCAGCAGGGTCGCTTTGAACGCCTCAAAAACCGTTTGGACACTTCGTACACCTTCCGCCATCCGATTCCAGTCCAATTGGAAGCTGTAGCTGTAGAAAACAACATGTCGGAAGCGACGGTAAGGCGATAGTGTTGCTGCCAACCTGTCATCGAACAGTTGAGGGAGGCCTGGATAAGGGCTTGCGAAACGTTGAAATAATTCAACGTGCCAGGTCGCGCCTTGAGGCAGGGGAACGCCATGGAACAGGCTGATCCGCTTCAAGATATTTTCCACGCCGTTGTAAAACTGAGCCAGAAAAGCCGAGGCCGCCGTTACCTCACGTGTGGTTGGTACTCTATTCGCCAGGTCTTGCTGTAGGGAAAGAAGCTCCTCGATGATGATGGCGATAGCTTCTAACTCAATGGCGATTTCCTCCCGAAGTTCGCCTGGGGTCATATCAGTACTTTACCTTCTCTTTCAATGAGTCGCGTCAGTCGGTTGGGTGGGCTTAACGGGATCAGATCGAGCGGTATCTGTAATTCTTCCTCCAGGCGCGCCCCTAAAATGTACAGCTGCCAGCCGGCCACCCCATCGCAAGCCAGGTCAAGGTCCCGTGCCTGTCGCGGGTCAGTCGCGGCGCTGCCGAACAGAATGAGGCGACTCACGCCAAATGCGCGGGCGATTTCAATTGTCCGCTCAATTTGCTCTTGTTGGATAGCCATACATCACCCTTGTTGGATAATCCAAGATACACTCGGAATGACAACGAGCAAGGTGGCAACTTGGGTCATCTAATACGACCCGACGGACGGATCA
Proteins encoded:
- a CDS encoding PQQ-binding-like beta-propeller repeat protein, with translation MFKQKVTILGLKGKWLLVLGILLPAFLLIAGILLNTLYLRLNPPWELAVARHDISAPAAGLSLLWSRDDVYMVRSEAGIELFSDGRDLYFLGSTSPHRPETIVKLDGATGDVLWGDRTRFFLLPPPNLLAGSDGRVYVGYEGFQRLDPEVDQRLGAGRVTAYDARDGHSLWTQTIPGAREIITMNLDGPALSVNGSTSDRYFLLDQVTGAVLSTEIKEVGIGYTLFTRENWRYTRDTARSLRVTDLRTGERLWGRAFPLDCLYQPPFAAGQVMLVRTGDGRQSGLLYGLDVADGGVLWQYETARTVASNVAYNGDLAYFLNARAELVAVDAVTGAVREVMGFMPASLADAANRSFQVAAAGDLVFVYFGDSRQLFAFRVVN
- a CDS encoding nucleotidyltransferase domain-containing protein, whose protein sequence is MAIQQEQIERTIEIARAFGVSRLILFGSAATDPRQARDLDLACDGVAGWQLYILGARLEEELQIPLDLIPLSPPNRLTRLIEREGKVLI